Proteins from a genomic interval of Methanoplanus endosymbiosus:
- a CDS encoding DUF4062 domain-containing protein, with amino-acid sequence MIPIRIFISSVQKEFAEERARLRDYLQGDALMRRFFEVFLFEDLPAVSRRPDELYLEEVKQCDVYVGLFGYNYGSIDDDGLSPTEKEFNLATKLNKYRLIYVRGSDDSSRDMKMQLLVGRVQKEITRKRFDTSAELLSGVYSALVEYLIEKQLLTYSHG; translated from the coding sequence ATGATTCCAATCCGAATATTCATAAGTAGTGTTCAGAAAGAATTCGCTGAAGAAAGAGCAAGACTAAGGGATTACCTGCAGGGTGATGCTCTGATGCGAAGATTTTTTGAAGTTTTTCTGTTTGAAGATCTTCCGGCTGTAAGCCGCAGACCTGATGAACTATATCTGGAGGAAGTTAAGCAATGTGATGTTTATGTTGGTCTTTTTGGGTATAATTATGGCTCTATAGATGATGACGGTTTATCACCGACAGAAAAGGAATTTAACCTTGCCACAAAACTTAACAAATATCGTCTGATTTATGTCAGAGGCTCAGATGATTCTTCCAGGGATATGAAAATGCAGCTTCTTGTTGGAAGAGTACAGAAAGAAATTACACGGAAAAGATTTGATACATCAGCAGAACTCCTTTCCGGAGTATACTCTGCACTTGTTGAATATCTTATAGAAAAGCAGTTACTGACATACTCCCACGGCTAA
- a CDS encoding type II toxin-antitoxin system HicA family toxin, whose amino-acid sequence MSGNQVIKAFSKEGYYVYGQKGSHIHLRHPEKRPLTIPNHN is encoded by the coding sequence TTGTCAGGCAACCAGGTTATAAAGGCTTTTTCTAAAGAGGGATATTATGTTTATGGCCAGAAAGGAAGTCATATTCATCTTCGGCATCCGGAAAAAAGACCTCTGACAATTCCAAATCACAATTAA
- a CDS encoding type II toxin-antitoxin system HicB family antitoxin, whose protein sequence is MFPESFALDYTATVPSLPGCISQGRTEKEAKENITEAIELHLKSLAEEGIPLRPENGMTEAFVAVNV, encoded by the coding sequence ATTTTTCCGGAAAGTTTCGCATTAGACTATACTGCAACTGTCCCTTCCCTTCCCGGATGTATATCACAGGGCAGGACAGAAAAAGAGGCAAAAGAGAATATAACAGAAGCCATAGAACTCCATCTTAAATCCCTTGCAGAAGAAGGAATCCCTTTAAGACCGGAGAATGGTATGACTGAAGCTTTTGTTGCAGTAAATGTATAA
- a CDS encoding DapH/DapD/GlmU-related protein produces MLFHYYFLIYNIICSKTSGKEDFTGVTIGNNFVLRPGTIIYSDVTIGDNFSSGHSVMIREKTTIGDNVSVGSSVIIEGNCTIGNNVSLQSLVYIPTDVVIEDNVFIGPNAVLINDPYPPRGGIKGPVIKKGSSIGANATILPGVVVGEGALVAAGAVVTKDVSGSRFGIQCTGTV; encoded by the coding sequence TTGTTATTTCATTATTATTTCCTGATATACAATATTATATGCTCCAAAACCTCCGGCAAAGAAGATTTCACAGGTGTTACAATTGGCAACAATTTTGTCTTAAGGCCGGGGACAATTATCTACAGTGATGTTACAATTGGTGACAACTTCTCATCCGGACATTCAGTAATGATTCGGGAGAAGACAACAATCGGTGACAATGTCTCTGTCGGCAGTTCAGTTATCATTGAAGGCAACTGTACAATCGGGAATAATGTCTCACTTCAGAGCCTTGTCTATATCCCGACTGACGTAGTAATTGAGGACAATGTCTTCATCGGCCCGAATGCAGTACTTATCAATGACCCGTACCCTCCACGCGGAGGAATAAAAGGTCCGGTGATAAAGAAAGGTTCCTCCATCGGTGCCAATGCAACCATCCTCCCCGGAGTTGTGGTCGGTGAGGGTGCACTTGTCGCTGCCGGTGCTGTTGTGACAAAAGATGTTTCCGGAAGTCGTTTTGGCATTCAGTGCACCGGCACGGTTTAA
- a CDS encoding acylphosphatase, producing MSVLIKIIMKRIQIIVSGNIPNAEFREYILKEAFNRDITGYVQNPGSGKVEIIAEGKEEELRAFISQINITSPPIYITECNITWQDTKGEFNEFEILKGELNEEVHERGEFTRIALQNESATLDLIRSSVMDSEYVRTRIERVRYLFRFETLSSYIAISEITFANKGNEYIGVIKYDLGEYKPFLKITDSNGECLEFAKAREAGKNGNSDYLINIYLPYNRELKPKYRRTLTFENFSPYSCNDESQKYENANYLRFHFEMPDEINSYVVIEAAEHFDFDDYLEVIDQDGEVIEDNVMSLAEEIRFVSSRSGKRAYFSFKGDGSKRILRITHRHDVHKRLLNWIRVGLVLGVLSAVFIPIGLIYSFGNGFLNNSGLFITYPVFVITTLVIIKGWLFLKDLDSELENLNFYYILLVTILVLELIGIFMFSVLLQGMCPLFGNCN from the coding sequence ATGTCAGTTCTTATTAAAATAATAATGAAGCGGATTCAAATCATTGTCAGTGGCAATATTCCGAATGCTGAATTCCGCGAGTATATTTTAAAAGAGGCTTTTAACAGAGACATTACAGGATATGTACAAAATCCTGGAAGTGGGAAGGTTGAAATTATTGCCGAAGGGAAGGAAGAAGAACTCCGGGCATTTATTTCCCAGATAAATATAACAAGTCCACCCATTTATATAACTGAATGTAATATCACATGGCAGGACACAAAAGGGGAATTTAATGAATTTGAAATCCTGAAAGGAGAACTTAATGAAGAAGTCCATGAAAGAGGAGAATTTACCAGGATAGCTTTACAAAATGAATCTGCAACTTTAGATTTAATTCGTTCCTCAGTCATGGATTCTGAATACGTCAGAACAAGAATAGAAAGAGTTCGTTATCTATTTAGATTTGAGACACTTTCATCATATATTGCAATAAGTGAGATAACATTTGCCAATAAAGGCAATGAATATATCGGAGTGATAAAATATGACCTCGGAGAATATAAGCCATTTCTTAAGATAACTGATTCAAATGGTGAATGTCTGGAATTTGCAAAAGCTAGGGAAGCAGGTAAGAATGGCAATTCAGATTATCTCATAAATATATATCTCCCATATAATCGTGAGTTAAAACCAAAATACAGGCGTACCCTTACATTTGAGAATTTTTCTCCTTATTCATGTAATGATGAAAGTCAAAAATATGAAAATGCAAATTATCTCAGATTTCATTTTGAGATGCCCGATGAAATTAATTCCTATGTTGTAATTGAAGCTGCGGAGCATTTTGATTTCGATGATTATTTAGAAGTAATTGATCAGGATGGAGAAGTAATTGAAGATAATGTAATGTCTCTTGCTGAAGAGATCAGATTTGTCAGCAGTAGAAGTGGAAAAAGGGCTTATTTTTCATTTAAAGGAGATGGATCAAAACGGATTTTAAGAATTACTCATCGGCACGATGTTCACAAAAGGTTGCTGAACTGGATAAGAGTAGGTTTAGTATTGGGTGTATTATCGGCAGTTTTTATACCGATTGGATTAATTTACTCTTTTGGTAATGGTTTCCTGAATAATTCAGGCCTTTTTATTACTTACCCGGTATTTGTTATTACAACTTTAGTCATTATCAAAGGTTGGCTTTTCCTTAAAGATCTTGATAGTGAACTTGAAAATTTAAATTTCTATTATATTCTTCTTGTAACTATCCTCGTTCTTGAATTAATAGGAATTTTTATGTTCTCTGTTCTATTACAAGGTATGTGTCCGTTGTTTGGCAATTGCAATTGA
- a CDS encoding type II toxin-antitoxin system HicA family toxin, which yields MPSKVGCYIHDQKGSHIHLRHPEKRPLTIPNHNEISCGTLRAIIREAGLTPDEFMDLL from the coding sequence GTGCCTTCTAAAGTGGGATGTTATATTCATGACCAGAAAGGAAGTCATATTCATCTTCGGCATCCGGAAAAAAGACCTCTGACAATTCCAAATCATAATGAAATTTCATGTGGTACCCTTAGAGCAATCATAAGGGAAGCTGGTTTAACTCCTGATGAATTCATGGATTTGCTCTGA
- a CDS encoding ATP-binding protein gives MIKREAEEKLKELAAGFPAVSVTGPRQSGKTTLVRSVFPEKPYVLLEDLDIRSYAKEDPRSFLAQYTDTGAVIDEIQHVPELFSYLQGILDSSKEPGRFILTGSQNFMLSEKISQSLAGRVGILKLLPLSISEIKNAGLAKKSYEDYLFTGFYPRIYDNDINAADYYSSYVQTYIERDLRQLKQIKDLFLFQDFLKMCANRNGQVVNFSSLANDCGITDKTAKEWLSLLQASFTVFLTRSHHKNYNKRLTKMPKLYFTDPGLASNLAGIQSPEQLNYHPLKGGLFESMIAGELLKFRFNRSRENNLYYWRDKSGHEIDCIIDTGQNNPVPVEIKAGRTISTDYFKNILYWNNLSGNPPERSFVVYGGDKSQNRKAGRVISYDDIGELSGYL, from the coding sequence ATGATCAAAAGAGAAGCCGAAGAGAAGTTAAAGGAACTTGCAGCCGGATTTCCGGCAGTAAGCGTCACAGGACCAAGACAATCCGGAAAGACAACTCTTGTCAGGTCTGTTTTTCCGGAAAAACCCTATGTATTACTTGAAGATTTAGACATTAGATCATATGCAAAGGAAGACCCCAGAAGTTTTCTCGCGCAGTATACAGATACAGGAGCAGTAATAGATGAAATTCAGCATGTACCTGAATTATTCTCCTACCTGCAGGGAATTCTTGACAGCTCAAAAGAACCGGGAAGGTTCATTCTTACCGGCTCACAGAATTTCATGCTGTCAGAGAAGATATCACAGTCCCTTGCAGGAAGGGTTGGAATCCTAAAACTTCTTCCGCTGTCGATTTCGGAGATAAAAAATGCCGGCCTGGCGAAAAAGTCATATGAGGATTATCTGTTCACAGGATTTTACCCCCGAATCTATGATAATGATATTAATGCGGCAGATTACTACTCATCATATGTCCAGACATATATTGAAAGGGATCTCAGGCAGCTGAAGCAGATTAAGGATCTTTTTCTGTTTCAGGACTTTCTGAAGATGTGCGCAAACAGAAACGGTCAGGTTGTAAACTTCTCCTCACTTGCAAATGACTGTGGTATCACAGACAAAACAGCAAAGGAATGGCTCTCTCTACTTCAGGCATCGTTTACAGTATTTTTAACAAGGTCTCATCACAAAAATTACAACAAAAGGCTTACAAAAATGCCAAAACTCTACTTTACAGATCCCGGCCTGGCATCAAACCTTGCAGGAATACAAAGTCCCGAACAGTTAAATTACCATCCGCTAAAAGGGGGCCTCTTTGAGTCGATGATAGCAGGTGAACTGTTAAAGTTCAGATTCAACAGATCAAGGGAGAACAATCTTTACTACTGGAGGGATAAATCCGGTCATGAGATAGACTGCATCATAGATACAGGACAAAATAATCCGGTTCCCGTTGAGATAAAGGCAGGCAGGACAATAAGTACAGATTACTTTAAAAATATTTTATACTGGAATAATCTCTCAGGAAACCCTCCGGAAAGGTCCTTTGTTGTCTATGGCGGCGACAAATCTCAGAACAGAAAAGCGGGGAGAGTAATATCCTATGATGATATTGGTGAGCTGAGCGGATATCTGTAA
- a CDS encoding AbrB/MazE/SpoVT family DNA-binding domain-containing protein translates to MDIAITKMSSKGQIVIPSEMRKTIQKDEKFIIIKHEEQFILKKVSDLDSNFEADLEFAKKTEEAFNQYSNGTFIKKNKQEFIDGLDEW, encoded by the coding sequence ATGGATATAGCAATAACCAAAATGAGTTCCAAAGGACAGATTGTTATTCCATCAGAGATGAGGAAAACAATTCAGAAGGATGAAAAATTTATAATAATAAAACATGAAGAGCAGTTCATCTTAAAAAAGGTGAGTGATCTGGACAGTAATTTTGAAGCTGATCTAGAATTTGCAAAAAAAACTGAGGAAGCATTTAATCAGTACAGTAACGGGACATTCATTAAGAAGAATAAGCAGGAATTTATTGACGGACTCGATGAATGGTGA
- a CDS encoding type II toxin-antitoxin system RelE family toxin translates to MVTVYYDPFFEKTIRKINDQKVKTKVKKQIIKILENPEIGKPMKYNRKGTRELYIPPFRLSYYYDYETETIVFLTIYHKDNQ, encoded by the coding sequence ATGGTGACTGTATATTATGATCCATTCTTCGAAAAAACAATCCGGAAGATAAACGATCAAAAGGTAAAAACGAAAGTAAAAAAACAGATTATAAAAATCCTGGAAAACCCGGAAATTGGCAAACCTATGAAATACAACCGGAAAGGTACAAGAGAATTATATATTCCCCCTTTCAGGCTATCATATTATTATGACTATGAAACCGAAACCATAGTTTTCCTGACAATATACCATAAAGATAATCAGTAG
- a CDS encoding transcriptional regulator, which yields MPDNLISVVEESEGLNSSLISKIRLEILWALSELGEDGATARQLKAGLNLSDGATYTNLKKLAGMGYLRCEKVIFEGEELELYAITPKGLTEWQRVRNWLCKLLECEGDTCER from the coding sequence ATGCCAGATAATCTTATTTCCGTTGTGGAAGAATCAGAGGGCTTAAACAGCAGCCTCATCTCAAAGATACGCCTGGAAATTCTGTGGGCACTCTCTGAACTTGGCGAAGATGGAGCCACAGCACGGCAACTTAAGGCCGGACTGAATCTGAGCGACGGCGCAACCTATACAAACCTGAAAAAACTTGCAGGAATGGGTTATCTCCGCTGCGAAAAAGTGATTTTCGAAGGAGAAGAACTGGAACTTTATGCTATAACCCCAAAAGGACTGACTGAATGGCAGCGTGTCCGCAACTGGCTCTGCAAACTCCTGGAATGTGAAGGTGACACCTGTGAGCGATAG
- a CDS encoding type II toxin-antitoxin system PemK/MazF family toxin has product MRGDIWFVDLTDARGHEQGGLRPAIVLAVAHGSITIVVPITTTQAAFSFPYSHG; this is encoded by the coding sequence ATGAGAGGAGATATCTGGTTTGTAGACCTCACCGACGCACGGGGGCACGAACAGGGCGGGCTACGACCTGCCATAGTGCTTGCCGTTGCACATGGGAGCATAACCATTGTAGTCCCAATCACAACAACTCAGGCAGCATTTTCATTCCCATACAGCCATGGCTAG
- a CDS encoding type II toxin-antitoxin system HicA family toxin, producing the protein MKLPRISGEKVVKALKKADFEPVGVRGRHHYFHNRENDVIVTVLCPLR; encoded by the coding sequence ATGAAACTTCCACGAATTTCCGGGGAAAAGGTCGTTAAGGCACTCAAAAAAGCTGATTTTGAGCCTGTGGGTGTCAGAGGGAGGCATCACTATTTTCATAACCGGGAAAACGATGTAATTGTAACTGTCCTTTGTCCACTCAGGTGA
- a CDS encoding type II toxin-antitoxin system HicB family antitoxin has product MRGQIGTQALANIEKAIAGYIEVAKKLGKPVPVEVTVTMNTAKAGI; this is encoded by the coding sequence GTGAGGGGTCAGATTGGGACGCAGGCCCTGGCAAATATAGAGAAGGCCATTGCCGGTTATATTGAAGTTGCAAAAAAACTCGGTAAGCCAGTTCCGGTTGAAGTAACTGTCACAATGAATACTGCAAAAGCCGGAATATGA
- a CDS encoding type II toxin-antitoxin system HicB family antitoxin, protein MSYNHLRYTVMMEKNEDGGYTVTVPSLPGCISEGSDWDAGPGKYREGHCRLY, encoded by the coding sequence ATGTCATACAATCACCTTCGATACACAGTAATGATGGAAAAGAATGAAGATGGAGGTTATACTGTAACAGTACCATCTCTGCCCGGATGTATCAGTGAGGGGTCAGATTGGGACGCAGGCCCTGGCAAATATAGAGAAGGCCATTGCCGGTTATATTGA
- a CDS encoding acylphosphatase gives MQLMKRVQVIADGYVQRVGYRDFVQKETFCRDITGYVKNLDDGKVEIVAEGSEEELQAFVSRINITKYPINVTECNVSWQEAKEEFKKFEIKRGDREEETFERLDYAGKIKEIRKELVSIKDALARAGIKV, from the coding sequence ATGCAGTTAATGAAGAGGGTTCAGGTCATCGCTGACGGGTATGTCCAGAGGGTGGGTTATAGGGATTTTGTCCAGAAGGAAACTTTCTGCCGGGATATTACAGGATATGTTAAAAACCTCGATGATGGCAAAGTTGAAATTGTCGCTGAAGGAAGTGAAGAGGAACTTCAGGCTTTTGTTTCACGAATCAATATAACAAAATATCCAATTAATGTTACTGAATGCAATGTTTCATGGCAGGAAGCAAAAGAAGAATTTAAAAAATTTGAGATTAAAAGAGGCGATCGGGAGGAAGAAACTTTTGAGAGACTGGATTACGCCGGGAAAATCAAAGAGATCAGGAAGGAACTTGTCTCTATAAAAGATGCACTGGCAAGAGCGGGTATTAAAGTCTGA
- a CDS encoding DUF86 domain-containing protein produces the protein MRRLNGFRNAVVHAYDSLILDEIYDNYESIINDIGQITQLFCEKL, from the coding sequence ATCCGAAGACTAAATGGTTTTAGAAATGCGGTTGTTCATGCATATGACTCTCTGATACTTGATGAAATATATGATAATTATGAATCAATCATCAATGATATTGGACAAATAACTCAGCTTTTCTGTGAAAAATTATGA
- a CDS encoding nucleotide sugar dehydrogenase has protein sequence MSSKIKGLLKARGPIKKIGVIGMGYVGIPAAVLFADAPEFDYVYGFQRDSKTSGYKIDMLNAGESPLKGEEPGLDELIKKVTGNAESDGDGKSSGKSVGRKKFECTSDFSRLSECDAITLAIQTPFKSREDLIPDFTPLIMGLRNAGRYLTPGTLVVLESTITPGTTEGMAREILEEESGLVAGVDFCLAHAPERVMVGRLLRNIREHDRIVGGIKSYGADGALPDGMDSPSTKRAMELYGPVLTKGELIPMSATAAEVTKTAENTFRDLQIAAANQLALYCEAMGINFYDVRRGVNSLKGEGITRAMLWPGAGVGGHCLTKDTYHLERGVKIVNTELGLNAGTKDSRMSPEPLDFPEGKESLYVLARQINDFMPHHMFTLTKSALRRAGKVLEGPENEIKIALLGWAFLANSDDARDTPAEIYYRLCKDAGADISIHDPHVLSYPGLDEGDTISQDFDGVIAGADVIAVLAGHKEYLTLKPEEVAKRVGVKCPVIVDGRNVIDPDMWIEAGFIYKGIGRGDKNVHRLILSGQHISKSPEMKS, from the coding sequence ATGAGCAGCAAAATTAAAGGTCTTCTGAAGGCCAGAGGGCCGATTAAAAAGATCGGGGTAATCGGTATGGGCTATGTCGGAATTCCGGCGGCAGTGCTCTTTGCAGATGCACCGGAGTTTGATTATGTCTATGGATTTCAGCGTGATTCAAAGACTTCCGGATATAAAATCGATATGCTCAATGCGGGGGAAAGCCCGCTTAAGGGTGAGGAGCCGGGGCTTGATGAACTGATTAAAAAGGTCACAGGCAATGCAGAATCCGATGGAGATGGGAAATCTTCCGGAAAATCTGTTGGCAGAAAGAAATTTGAATGTACTTCTGATTTTTCCAGGCTTTCTGAGTGTGATGCCATAACCCTTGCAATACAGACACCATTTAAGAGCAGAGAGGATCTCATCCCGGATTTTACTCCATTAATAATGGGCCTTAGAAATGCCGGCAGGTATCTGACTCCCGGAACTCTTGTGGTTTTGGAGTCAACCATTACACCCGGAACAACTGAAGGAATGGCAAGGGAGATCCTTGAGGAAGAGTCCGGACTTGTTGCAGGGGTTGACTTCTGTCTTGCACATGCACCTGAAAGGGTTATGGTTGGAAGACTTCTGAGGAATATCCGCGAGCATGACAGAATTGTCGGCGGGATTAAGAGCTATGGCGCAGACGGAGCACTTCCGGACGGTATGGATTCACCGAGCACAAAGCGCGCGATGGAACTCTACGGCCCTGTGCTCACCAAAGGAGAGCTGATTCCTATGAGTGCAACGGCTGCCGAGGTCACAAAGACTGCCGAGAACACCTTCAGAGATCTCCAGATCGCAGCTGCTAACCAGCTTGCACTCTACTGCGAGGCCATGGGAATAAACTTCTATGATGTCCGGAGAGGTGTTAACTCCCTGAAGGGAGAAGGCATCACAAGAGCAATGCTCTGGCCCGGTGCCGGTGTCGGCGGCCATTGTTTAACGAAGGACACCTATCACCTGGAGCGTGGAGTTAAAATTGTCAACACGGAATTAGGACTCAATGCAGGAACAAAAGATTCCCGCATGTCTCCCGAACCTCTTGACTTCCCTGAAGGAAAGGAATCACTGTATGTTCTTGCCCGGCAGATAAATGACTTCATGCCCCATCATATGTTTACCCTGACAAAATCGGCACTAAGGCGTGCCGGAAAAGTTTTAGAGGGGCCGGAAAACGAAATCAAAATTGCCCTGCTCGGATGGGCCTTCCTTGCCAATTCAGATGACGCAAGGGATACTCCGGCAGAGATATACTACAGGCTCTGCAAAGATGCCGGCGCAGACATCAGCATTCATGACCCCCATGTTCTCAGTTATCCCGGACTTGACGAAGGTGACACCATCTCACAGGACTTTGATGGAGTCATTGCCGGTGCTGATGTCATCGCTGTTCTTGCCGGACACAAGGAATATTTAACTTTAAAACCGGAGGAAGTTGCCAAAAGAGTAGGAGTGAAGTGCCCTGTAATTGTTGACGGCCGGAATGTTATTGATCCGGATATGTGGATTGAGGCAGGTTTCATCTACAAAGGCATTGGGCGTGGTGATAAGAATGTTCACAGGTTAATTTTATCCGGACAGCACATATCCAAATCTCCGGAAATGAAATCATAA